One Aquificaceae bacterium genomic window, TGATGCGGGGCTTCTGCCCTCCTGCGTTTCCAAATGTGTCACCAACTGCCTCTACTTTGTGGAGATAGAAGAGGTGCCAAAGCAAAGGCACAGATCAAGAAGGATAGATTCAGAGCTCTACAGGGAACTCTTCAACTGGAAGTCAGAAGAAAAGCCTCTTGAGGTCTAAAAAAACTCCCACGAAAACACCCATGGAGAGAAAGGGTCCATAGGGCACAGCAAACTGCAGGCTTCTGTTCCTGATTATTATGGGAAGGGCATAGAGGAGGCCAAGGACTGAACCCAGAAATACCGCATACATGACACCCCATATACCAGCTACAGAGCCTATAAAAGCCATAAGCTTTACATCTCCAAAGCCAAGCCCCTCCATTTTCCTTAGCTTTGTGTAGTAAAGGTATATGAGAAGAAAGGACCCACCACCGGCAACAGCACCCATAAGACTTTCCTGCAGGCTAAAGTCCTGCCTTACAAAGGAGGTAAGAAGCCCAAAGCCAAGCCCTCCAAGGGTAAGGCTGTCGGGGAGGATAAAGGTATCCCAGTCTATGAGGCTTGCCACAAGTAGGACTGAAAAAAACACAAAGAAGATAAGGCTCAGAAGCCAGTCCTCAAATCTGTGCCTGCACAGAACCGCAAGAAGTCCAGTGGAAGATTCCACGAGAGGGTATCTGATGGATATTTTTCCACCGCAGTGCCTGCATCTACCCCTGAGGAGAAGGTAAGAGATTATAGGTATGTTGTCATACCACCTTATTCTCTGCCCACAATGGGGACAGCTGGATGGGGGTGAGACTATGGACATGCCTCTGGGCATTCTGTATACAAGCACATTGTAGAAACTGCCTAAACTTGCACCCAGTGCAAACAGAAACACATACTCTAAAAGTTGAAGTGGCTCCACTCCGGGCTAAAATTATAAGCTATGAGAAGGTTGTTTTCTGCACTGATTCTTTTATTTCTGGCATCTTGCCAGCAAAAGCCTGTGGTATCAGACTCTGAGATAAAGGACATAGTGCCAAAGAACCAGTATGCCATGCTCATAGTAGAGAGCGAGAGCTGCATATACTGTAAACAGCTTAAAAGAGACCTTCAGACAGAAAAACTTGCACGCGAGCTGGAAGGAATGGATGTCTTCAGCCTCCTGTTTGAGAGCAACGCAAGGGTCAGATACATACTGAAAGGACAGGAGCATGTTAGCACGGAGGAAGAGCTTGCAAAAGCGCTCAGAGTCAATTCCTTTCCTCAGCTCTTTTTCTTAGACCGGGAGGGCAACATAGTGCTTCATCTGCCGGGCTATCAGCCTCCCAAAACCCTTGCCTGCAGTATAAGGTTTGTAAAAGAGGGAAAATACAGAGAAACACAATATATGGATTACATGAAGGCTGAAAGATGCATCTGAGTGCCATACTCTTTGACCTGGATGGAACACTTATAGACTCCTACAGGGATATAGGTATACATCTGAACAGAACATTAAGAGACTTTAATCTACCCCAGGTGGACATAGAAAGCGTAAGGCACATGGTGGGGGGTGGAGCAAGGGAGCTACTTAAAAGGTTCTTCTCCAACGGCCTTCTGGAGGAGGCGCTGGCTGTCTTCAGAGATTACTACATGAAAGAGCCTGTAATTTACACAAAGCCCTTTGAGGGCATAGAGGAGGCTCTTTCCCGTGCAATGGACAAGAACATAAGTCTTGCGGTAGTCACCAACAAGATGGAAGCCCTTTCAAAACTTATACTGAAGGAGCTTGGGCTTTTAGATTACTTCTCGCTGGTGGTGGGTGGGGACACGCTGAGCGAGAAAAAGCCCTCTCCTCTTCCCGTGCTATACACCCTCCAGTCTCTTGGTGTTTCACCTGCGCAGGCCCTGATGGTTGGAGATACAGAGGCGGACATGACCGCCGGTAGGCTTGCAGGAGTTAAAAGAGGGCTTGCCAGGTGGGGTTATGTGAAGCTTGAAAAAGAAGTGCCTGACTTTGAGCTGGAAAAACCCACAGACCTTCTCAAGAGATTTATCTAAAAACTAACCCAGAAGGACTTCAAAAATTTTAATCCTTGCCCTGGAACCCCTCACCAGCTTTATGTTTGATTTAGAAACATTAAAGTTTTCTGCGAGGATTTCTATTATCCTTTTGTTGGCTCTGTTATCTTCTGGCGGTTCTTTTACCGCAACCTCGTATAAATCCTTTTCAACGTGTTTTATGTATTCCATCCTTGAGTTTGGCTTTGCCCTGACCCTGACTATCACTCTTCTCCTATCTCTCTGCTCGCTCTGTATTTTATCGTATATACCACCACAAAGCCATCTATACCGTGCTCTCTGGCAAGGCTCGTCTCCACATCAAGCACTTCCCCACCCTCCTGTTCAATTGTGGACAGCACCTCGTTGAGCTTCTCCGTTATTTCCCTGTCATCACCCTCAAGAGAAACCACCATGCACCTGTATGCCATAGTTAAAAGTATAACTCCTCAAGGCTGTCAAGGTTCATGTAAACCATAAAGAGCCTCTCAAGACCTATGGAACAGCCGGCGCAGGGGGGAAAGTTCCTGTAAGCCATTAAAAGCCCCTCGTCTATAGGAAGCTCTCTCCCCCTTCTGTATTCCTCCATCCTCCTTCCTATTTCCTCCGGGTCAGTCTCCTCAGTCCAGCCGTTGGCTATTTCTATACCCTTTATGTAAAGCTCAAACCGTTCAGCGTAGCCATCCACAACCTTTGCATAAGAACTCAGCCTTGCAGGAAAATGGGTTACGAATTCTGGCATATGCTCACCAAGCTTCCTCTCCACCTCTATGTATATTCTGAAGAAAAGACTCTCCCAGTCTTCCTTGTCATCAAACTCATAGCCATATGCGAGAAGGTTGTTTTTGAATATTTCCTCATCCTCAGAGAGAACTATGCCCGCATACTCCTCAAAGGCGTGCTCAAGCCTGGTAGTTTTACACTCTCTGGCTATTCCCAGAAAGTTCAGAAGCTCGCATATTTCCTGTATGAGGTAGCTGTAATCTGCGTGGAGTTTATACCATTCAAGCATGGTGAACTCTCTTTTGTTCAGCCTCCCGCACTCATGGTTCCTGAAGACCCTTGCCACCTGAAAAATATCCCTTCTTTGCTTTGAAAGGAGCTTTTTCATGGAGAACTCAGGTGAAGTCTGAAGCCAGAGCCTCCTTTCCTTTCCACACTCCACCACTTTCACCTCTACAGGTTCTACATTCAGGTCAATGTTTGGAAACTCAAGCAGTATGGGAGTATGGACTTCAAGGTATCCCCTATCTGTGAAAAACCCTCTTATCCTCTGAATAAACTCAGACCATTCCGAGAGCATTTAGAGCATTATAACATGGGGAGAGCGACGGGAGTCGAACCCGCGACCCGTGGATCCACAGTCCACTGCTCTGCCAGCTGAGCTACGCTCTCCTGCAATCTTTTTATTATAATTCCCTTAGCCCTTTCCTGCAAGATTCATTATGAGGGCTATGGCCACAGCTCCGGCCATTTCAGTCCTGAGTATGTAAGGTCTCAAGAAAAGAGGCTTAAACCCTCTATCCTTCAGAGCCTGCACTTCTTCCAGAGACAACCCGCCCTCAGGACCAACCACTACACCATAGCTCTTTCTGTTCATGTCGAGCTCCCTTATCCCGAGCTCTGCGGAAAAGTTATCAAGCACAAGGGATATCTCTTCCTTCGCTCTTAGCCCGGAGAGTTGAACAGGTCTGCCTATTTCCATGGGCGCGGGTCTTTTGCACTGCTTGAAAGATACAAGGCTCAGTCTTTTCCACCTTTCCAGCTTTTCTTCAATCAGGCCTGGCTTCTGAAAACCTCTTTTACATATAACAGGAACAAGAGACCTTGCACCCGTCTGACTTGCCCTGTCTATTACCTCTTCCATGAGCTTCAGGTCTGAAGGAACGCACTGGTAAAGGTTTACCTCAGGCTCCGGCAGAGGTATGCTTATCTCTTCCAGTGGCCTGCAGAAGGCACATCCTTTTTCAACGGACACCACAAGGCTGAGAAACAGCCTGCCTTCACAGAAGACTTCAAGCCTGTCATCTTTTTTTAGCCTCAAAGCCCTGAAGTGATTGAACTCCTGACCAGTTATGAGTAGAAGCTCTCCCTCCTTCCCTGTGCATACAAGCCTTTCCATAAGGGTAGCGGGGCAAAAGCCCCGCATAGGGTGATTACTTTACAGACTCTCTGAGCTCCTTTGCAGGCCTGAAGGTGACCACCTTTCTTGAAGGTATCTTTATCTCTGCACCTGTTCTGGGGTTGCGCCCCTTCCTCTCTGCCCTGGTCCTTACAGCAAATATGCCGAACCCTGGCACTGCCACTCTTTCACCCTTTTTGAGAGCTCCAGAGACTGCCTGAATTGCAGATCTCAGGGCGGCATCAGCCTGCTTCTTGGTAATACCTGCCCCTTTGGCTATGGCTGAAACAAGCTCAGCTTTGGTCATGGTATTCCCTCCTTACAAGGTTTTTTAGCAGTTTATAATGATATACCAAGTCAAGTCAAGATGCAAGAGGATTTTTAAGGGTTTTAAACATGAAAAGCGTAATTTTTGCCCTTCTTGCGAGCCTTGTGTGGGGGACAGCTCCCGTGCTTTTCAAACTGGGCCTGAGGGGAGAAATACCTCCTGTAACCGCCCTGGTGTTTCATAACCTCTCTGCTTTTCTGCTTGCCCTTTCAGTTACAGCATTCACAGGAATGAAGCTGAACTACCCTCTCAAAGAAGTTATGCTAGTAGCCGCTGGTGGTATAATGTCGGGCTTTCTCGGACTTCTTTTTTTCTTTAAAGCTGTAAAGGCTGGAGATGTGTCGGTGGTAGCGCCAATTGCCTCCACATCTCCTCTATGGGGTTCTCTGGTTGCCTTTCTCCTTCTCGGTGAGCCCTTCAGCTTGCTGAGGGCCTTTGGTATACTTCTG contains:
- a CDS encoding prepilin peptidase, producing MEPLQLLEYVFLFALGASLGSFYNVLVYRMPRGMSIVSPPSSCPHCGQRIRWYDNIPIISYLLLRGRCRHCGGKISIRYPLVESSTGLLAVLCRHRFEDWLLSLIFFVFFSVLLVASLIDWDTFILPDSLTLGGLGFGLLTSFVRQDFSLQESLMGAVAGGGSFLLIYLYYTKLRKMEGLGFGDVKLMAFIGSVAGIWGVMYAVFLGSVLGLLYALPIIIRNRSLQFAVPYGPFLSMGVFVGVFLDLKRLFF
- a CDS encoding thioredoxin fold domain-containing protein — translated: MRRLFSALILLFLASCQQKPVVSDSEIKDIVPKNQYAMLIVESESCIYCKQLKRDLQTEKLARELEGMDVFSLLFESNARVRYILKGQEHVSTEEELAKALRVNSFPQLFFLDREGNIVLHLPGYQPPKTLACSIRFVKEGKYRETQYMDYMKAERCI
- a CDS encoding HAD-IA family hydrolase, with product MHLSAILFDLDGTLIDSYRDIGIHLNRTLRDFNLPQVDIESVRHMVGGGARELLKRFFSNGLLEEALAVFRDYYMKEPVIYTKPFEGIEEALSRAMDKNISLAVVTNKMEALSKLILKELGLLDYFSLVVGGDTLSEKKPSPLPVLYTLQSLGVSPAQALMVGDTEADMTAGRLAGVKRGLARWGYVKLEKEVPDFELEKPTDLLKRFI
- a CDS encoding DUF167 domain-containing protein, yielding MIVRVRAKPNSRMEYIKHVEKDLYEVAVKEPPEDNRANKRIIEILAENFNVSKSNIKLVRGSRARIKIFEVLLG
- the epmA gene encoding elongation factor P--(R)-beta-lysine ligase, translated to MLSEWSEFIQRIRGFFTDRGYLEVHTPILLEFPNIDLNVEPVEVKVVECGKERRLWLQTSPEFSMKKLLSKQRRDIFQVARVFRNHECGRLNKREFTMLEWYKLHADYSYLIQEICELLNFLGIARECKTTRLEHAFEEYAGIVLSEDEEIFKNNLLAYGYEFDDKEDWESLFFRIYIEVERKLGEHMPEFVTHFPARLSSYAKVVDGYAERFELYIKGIEIANGWTEETDPEEIGRRMEEYRRGRELPIDEGLLMAYRNFPPCAGCSIGLERLFMVYMNLDSLEELYF
- a CDS encoding RsmE family RNA methyltransferase, coding for MERLVCTGKEGELLLITGQEFNHFRALRLKKDDRLEVFCEGRLFLSLVVSVEKGCAFCRPLEEISIPLPEPEVNLYQCVPSDLKLMEEVIDRASQTGARSLVPVICKRGFQKPGLIEEKLERWKRLSLVSFKQCKRPAPMEIGRPVQLSGLRAKEEISLVLDNFSAELGIRELDMNRKSYGVVVGPEGGLSLEEVQALKDRGFKPLFLRPYILRTEMAGAVAIALIMNLAGKG
- a CDS encoding HU family DNA-binding protein — its product is MTKAELVSAIAKGAGITKKQADAALRSAIQAVSGALKKGERVAVPGFGIFAVRTRAERKGRNPRTGAEIKIPSRKVVTFRPAKELRESVK
- a CDS encoding EamA family transporter, producing MKSVIFALLASLVWGTAPVLFKLGLRGEIPPVTALVFHNLSAFLLALSVTAFTGMKLNYPLKEVMLVAAGGIMSGFLGLLFFFKAVKAGDVSVVAPIASTSPLWGSLVAFLLLGEPFSLLRAFGILLVVCGIVLISLSSGR